A region of the Pseudoprevotella muciniphila genome:
TGACTGAGTCCAAGAAACTCTACAAGCATGGGATTCTTAACAAACGTTGATTTCTCTTTCTCGTAGTCGGCTGTCAAACGGTGCATCTCATCTACCACCTCTTGCCGCTTTATCTCGGGCGTCTGAGTCAGACGATAATAATATTGAGAATCTATGTTACGCTTCAAAGTGCGATAGTCCCATTGTTGTGTGGCAGCCTCCTGCATATACCACATACGGGCTTCTGGGTCGGCAACACGTATCAGCCTTTCGTAATGACTCCAAGATAATTGGACGGGTAACACGATTCCATTAGAAACAGATTCAGCAGGCATTGTCTGCTGAATTGATGCAAGCTTCGACCTAAATTCAGCAGGCGTTGTCTGCTGAATTAGTAAATTGCTGAAAGCCAAATAGAACTTGCGATAATTTCTCACTTGAGTTTCGGAAAAGCCTCGGCCGAACTCTTCCGTTAACGATTGGGAGGCCAGCTCTATGACATGCTTACCATAGTCTGCGCGAGCCTTTCCCTGCTGCTCTTGCAGAACAATACGTCTGCCAATTAGCCAGTTTTGCACTACCTGCATCATATTGGCCATGCGATAACTGGTATCTCTGGCGGCAGATACTATTGTTCGAAGGTCGCTAATGAAACTCTTCTCTTCACTTTTGTTGTTATACTGTATCGTACTTGCCATAATCACTCTCCCTCTTTAATACTATATCCAATTCCCCCGAATGCTTCTTCAAGCATCTTTTGTGATTCCTTTTCTCGTTGCATCAGTTGTTTCATTTCCTGCTGAATGCGAGCCATCTCCTTGGGATAGTCTATTTCAAGGTCGTGGTCGACGAACTCGATGTACTTGCTTGGCACCAGTGTCCAATTGCTCTGTTCAATCTCATCAATGCCCACGCTGCGATATAGTTCTGGTACAGCAAAGTTGTTGCCGTCTGTTCCCTCAGACTGCCACTGATGATAGATATCTGCCACATATTGAATTTGTTCCGCAATGAGACGCACCTTCTTCTTCTGTTCGCCCTTGACAGGATTCTCATTCCATTGGCGCAAGTCCATAAAGAGTATTTCATGCTCCCGGTTCCTGAGTTGACGACCATGATATTTCCCACCCTTCTTATTCTGGTTGAGAATCCAGAAGGTGACGCTGATATCTGTCGTGATAAACAATTCCCTCGGCAGAATGATGATGGCTTCCACCTTGTCGTTCTTGATCAGTTCCTTGCGGATTTCAAGAGCATCAGTGTCACCCAAAGCGCCATTAGCCAACAAGAAACCAGCCACACCTGAAAGAGGTTTCAGGTGAGAAAGCATGTGAAGAATCCATGCATAGTTGGCGTTGCTCTCTGGAGGTGTAGCATAGTCTGTCCAGCGAGAGTCGTTCTTCAGATTATCATTATACCAGCCTTTCAAGTTGAAAGGTGGATTGGCCATAATATAGTCGAAGTAAAGGCCTTTATGCAGGTCTTTGGTGAAAGTGGAATCGCTTTCCGGACCCAGATTATGACTGATACCACGCAAAGCGAGGTTCATCTTTGCCAGACGATAAGTAGCTGCCTCTTTCTCCTGTCCATACACATTGATACGGCTGATGTCGCCTTGTTTGGCTTTCACCAAGTCAGTACTCTGTATGAACATACCACCAGAACCACAGCAAGGATCGTAAAGAGTACCATCGAATGGTTCGATAACAGTTGCGATGAGCTGAACAACATCATGTGGTGTATAGAACTCGCCCTCCTCCTTCGTGGCGTTAACGGCAAACTCTTTCAGGAAATACTCATATACGCGGCCTATCAGGTCTTTCTCCTCACCAAAAGTCTTATGGCTAATCTTGTTGACCTCATCCACAATCTTCTTCATGTCGTTTGCACCAAGATTGCGCTGAGTGAATGTACCTTCCACAAAACAACCTTTCAGCGTAGGATTCGTTTCACCAATACTGCGAAGAGCGGTATCAAGAGCCACATTCAGTTGGGGTGCAGCCGTATTGATGATGGTTGACCAACGAGCCTCTACCGGCAAGTCAAATGTACCATCAGCAAAGGTTGCGTCATCAAAGAAAGCTTTGATGATTTCCTCATCGTCTGGGTCTAACCCTTCCTCAATGAGTCGCTGACGAAGCGAAGCCACGCCATCCTCGTATTTCTCGCCCATAAAGCGGAGGAACACGAGAGTAAGCATCATATCACGCTTCTCAAAGAACGATCCTGAGTTCTTTGCTTGCCTCAATATATCTCGACACTTGAACAATATATTATCAAGGTTCAGTGTTTCTTCTTTTTTACTTACTTTCTTTGCCATATATTTAAACTATGACGTATTTTTTTACTATGAATTTATACATTCTCTTTGTTCTCTCATCTTGGTTTTCGTCTTTTGAGGCAACTCCAATTCGTTTTCCGATAAGAGACTCTGCTGTAGGTATATTTTTTGTGTCAAGAACATAAGGCCCACAATGAATTGTGCCTATGTCGTCTTTCTCTACTTCTCCTTCAAAATAGTAGACCTTGAATTTATTATTCTTCGCACATTCTCGACTATCTAGAAATCTTTTTGCTACGGCATCCTCTGACATATCTAGTGATGCACACCAATGAAGAACCGTCAATAATTCGTTAAATGCTTGGGTGTTCAAGAATGGAGCTGTCCCATTTTGGATAGCAGCCCTGATAATTGTTTCATAATGAGAACCAGGATTTGCATAGTCAACTAAGCTATGAAAAGCACGTTGAATATAGGAAGGCACTAATCCTCCGTTTTTTCCAATAAACTGGCTACATTTGTTAATGTCAGAACCCTTTACATCAAAGAAGATTATTCCGGCTTTATATAAGTGTCCTGATGCCATTTCAAGCATGTTCCTCACTTTGTGGGGGATATTCACATCTCCAGAGAATTTCGATATATTTTCATAATCAACCATTAATTCAATGATATCATTTTGAGAATAGAAATCGCATATTTGGGGATATTTAGATTTCATTTTGTAAAGGTCAGAATTAGCAATGACTTCCTCTATTTTGTCAAGCATGATCTCCATTTCAGCTGGTTTTGAATAATATGGTTTATCGTCATACGACCTTTCATAGCCATTGACGATAACTGCAATGGAGCTTTCTCCTTCAAAATCACCAGCAGAATACACAAACCATGGTAGATTAATATGTTTCTCTGTAATACGCATTAGTGCATAACTCAAAGCATTGACCGTTGTATTGGCTTTCTTTTCCTCCTCAGAACCGGGCTTATGCTTGACGCAGTTAGCATCTAGAATGATAGCATCATAACTTACTGATGGATTCAGCAGTTCTTCAATTCCTGCATCCACATATTCTTTTGCTACAACATTCATCTTCTTCTTGTTATAAGCACGATTTATGAGGGAGTTCGACGGGTTATCGTCAATCCAAAGTATGTTTTTAATCATTGTTAATGTCATTTGTTAAAGGTAAAACAATCTCAAAATCACAAACAAAACCATCAGCTTCATTTCCCATTTCTGTGTAGTTAACAGTACCACCGAAATGTTCAATAATATTCTTAACTTGGTTACATCCAATCCCATCACCATGGCCTTCACCCCAAGCAAATATTTTATTTACATCAAAATGCTTAGACGCAGGAATGCCATTGTTCCTAATATGGATAATGGCCTTTAGTCCGTCTTCTGAGGAAGAAACTGTTATTTTGACCTTGTAGTCATATCGTTTTTTGTCAATAAAACCGTATTTCTCAGCATTATTGATTAGATTGTCAAAAACTTGGTGTAAATCCTCTTCGGAGATATTGATAATCAACTCTCCCTCATCCAAATACTCCAATACCACCTCGTAGTTCTTTGCTATTTTCTTTTGAATGTAGGCATTTATCGATTTCTCTACATTCAATGGTGTAGGAGAATGGAACTTTTCGACATCTGTAAAATGCTGAACCATTTTAGTTACTTTTTCCACATTCGCTACAATTTTCAGGACGTACTCTTCAAGGGAATCACCTTGTCGCGTAACTATAGAATCCTTACTAACAGAATCATTTAGTTGAATGAAGTCACTAACATCTAAAATCGCTGGATATATGTCACCCAACACATGTCCCACAGCATGCTTTCGTTCACGCTGAGTGATTTCAAAGTCCTTCAGACGCTTCTCATTAAGTTCGTTGAGATGAACGCCCATCTCTTGAAGCAACTGTTCTTTATAACGAATGACAGCAGCCTTTTGCTCGTCTAATGAAGGGAGAAGCATCTTTGCTGTCATGAAAAGTACACTTACACCTCGACTAACAATAGTCCCAGTTCCATCTACGATTTGCTTTGCCATATAAGGTTGGCGCAATTGAATTACAAGATATTCAGGTAATACAATAGAAGTATCAACTTTGAAGGCACGATAATATGGCATATAATATGCTGGTGAACCATCCAATTTGACATAAACAGACCGAGGCTGTCTGCGTGTATCAACTATTATACAATCCTCATCTATTTGGTATGCCGGTACATGGGTATTCACATCCTTTGGGGGGATGTCGCTGGACTTTATAGAAAGTTGCAGCTCTGGGAATGGGAAAATGACAATGGGATGTTGCCCTTCCTTCAACTCTATTTCCTTCCTGGAACAAGGTTGAAGAATATGTTCGAG
Encoded here:
- a CDS encoding PDDEXK nuclease domain-containing protein; translated protein: MASTIQYNNKSEEKSFISDLRTIVSAARDTSYRMANMMQVVQNWLIGRRIVLQEQQGKARADYGKHVIELASQSLTEEFGRGFSETQVRNYRKFYLAFSNLLIQQTTPAEFRSKLASIQQTMPAESVSNGIVLPVQLSWSHYERLIRVADPEARMWYMQEAATQQWDYRTLKRNIDSQYYYRLTQTPEIKRQEVVDEMHRLTADYEKEKSTFVKNPMLVEFLGLSHREAFTESKLEQAILDHLEHFLMEMGKGYALVNRQMHIHTEDDDYYIDLVFYNYLLKCFVLVDLKTTKVSYEDVGQMDMYLKLFDTYKRTEGDNPTIGIILCSETNADVARFSTLASNKQMYASKYLTYMPSKEVLAREIEQQKEIFRLQNNGEEEK
- a CDS encoding HsdM family class I SAM-dependent methyltransferase — its product is MAKKVSKKEETLNLDNILFKCRDILRQAKNSGSFFEKRDMMLTLVFLRFMGEKYEDGVASLRQRLIEEGLDPDDEEIIKAFFDDATFADGTFDLPVEARWSTIINTAAPQLNVALDTALRSIGETNPTLKGCFVEGTFTQRNLGANDMKKIVDEVNKISHKTFGEEKDLIGRVYEYFLKEFAVNATKEEGEFYTPHDVVQLIATVIEPFDGTLYDPCCGSGGMFIQSTDLVKAKQGDISRINVYGQEKEAATYRLAKMNLALRGISHNLGPESDSTFTKDLHKGLYFDYIMANPPFNLKGWYNDNLKNDSRWTDYATPPESNANYAWILHMLSHLKPLSGVAGFLLANGALGDTDALEIRKELIKNDKVEAIIILPRELFITTDISVTFWILNQNKKGGKYHGRQLRNREHEILFMDLRQWNENPVKGEQKKKVRLIAEQIQYVADIYHQWQSEGTDGNNFAVPELYRSVGIDEIEQSNWTLVPSKYIEFVDHDLEIDYPKEMARIQQEMKQLMQREKESQKMLEEAFGGIGYSIKEGE